The genomic window tttaatatataaaattcctATGTAAGCGTTCAAATTTCTCAGTGATTTTCCATGATACTCTATTCTTTCCAACAGATTGTGTTCAGAGATTATCATCCCACAGGaaattggggtttttattataaACCACATCAAGGCATTCCATCCACATTTTAAGGATAATAAACCTCAACCCTGAAGTTAGGATGGAGTGGAACAGAAACATTGTTAATTCTGTTGTCCATTACAGCATTCACAGCATCACTCACTTTAAAGGACAAGAATATCAATACCACTTCCCTTTTAGTCGAACAAGAAAGAATACAAGATAGGTGTCTGAAACAATCTTTGATATCAGACCGCTGCCTGACATTATGACCCTTTCAGTTATTGTTGGGATTGAAACAATGACTCTCTGAACTCCATGCTGTAGCATAAATCCATATAGGTTTATATTTATGTAACCCATAAATCATATCTCTATTTTTTCTCGGCTGCCTCAATACCATTAATCTATAAAGCATATTTTAAGCTCAATAATTTCCTGAAAAAACTCACAGATTTCAGGCTACATGGACACAGGCTGATCAAATTGCAATATTATGCTGTCCACAATCATGAGCTGGACCATGTGATAAGTATCAAAatttagatttcatttttctgCAGAGTTGAAAGAAAATTTTAGCTAAATGTGTCAGGAACTCAGTTAGTTCAGCTCCCCACAGGTGTTTAACCATCAGGCTTGCTCCTCGGGGATAGCACTGCCGGCTGGCTAGACCATGGTCCACAGATGGGGGGAAGCCAGtatgggaagagagggaggtcagaagagcagGAGAGTATCAAAACCTGGAGAAATTCCAAAGAAAACCTCATCTCTCATTTCAGACCTTTGCTGTATGCTGTCAGTCTCTCCCCAGAAAGCATTATTACTTTGTAGCACTCCACAGGAGCTGATGGGCATCCGCCCGCTTCCCCCTGCTCACTGCCTGGTGGATGGACTTCTTCATTACAGACCACACGGCAGTTCTCTGGGCTTAATGGGCATAAATATAGCTACTCAAAGAGGGAAGCACTTTCCTGTCCACGAGGATATTACATCCAAGAGACGAAAGGAAAACCTGCTAATTGAGAATCGCACTTCAGTTTAATTACACAGATGCTAGAATAATGCAACCGAAGCgccttaaaaatataattatccGCTATGCAATGCTTGAGAGCATGCTTTATCTTCATGCCTTTAATGTACATGATCAAGAAAAAGGCAACAAAAGAATCATTCCTGGGTAATTTGGGAAACTGGGACATGTCTGGGTTTGAAAGATGTTTCAGAAAGCATCTTGCGTTTGGAAGGACCCATCAGAGGGATTTTGTGAGCAACTATACATGAAATCCCTCTTTTAGCCTGTGGGTTCTTCAAAGGCTCTTGGGTTTAAAATAAATAGTGGATTTTGTGGTGCTGTGTAACTGCCTAATTCTCTCCTCCAATATCGGAACATCAGAAAGTGTGAGGATGTGTGTTTGGGAAGGATGGCATGCTGTTTTTAATAGTGTGACTTGAAGTTCTACAAAGATCTCTTAATAAGTTAAGGATTCCTTTCACAGATTCCTTCTCTACCCTCAAGTCTCACCTTGTTTAATTTGTCATTAATACCATACTGCCTTCTTTCAAAATTTCCAAATCTTTTTCAGACAATGCCATTCCCTCAGAACTGTCCTGTGACTTCTCAGGTGTCTATGATTAGTGGTACCCAAGTGTTAGGAGTATTGTATGGTTGCTGATGCAGTTCTATTCTCATAATTCAAAGTGGGAAGGGGCTGCCGCTGCTCTTCTTAAAATCTCAGGCAGAAAAAATGTATCATTCCCCCAAAGGAACACCAATAAAATCTGTTTCCATATAGCAGTCTATGTGCTACTGAAAGAACTTCAGAGATCAGGTTTGGATTTGCAGAGGTACAGAAACTTGTAGGCACTGGAAAAGGAGTAACATcagagagatgggaggtaggCGATGTAATGTACAGCATTTGTAAGGCAAAGGGTAAAATGAATCTCCTTGGTCATTCTCAACGGTACATTCATTGATCTTCTTGGCTATTCCTAATGATGTATCTAGTGACTGCTTCTATCACCCCTACCAGTGCATTCAGAAACCTCTCTCATCATCGTCAAGGCTGCACAGGGGTAGGGAGGAGTGGCCACGGGGTTATGCTGTATCTTAAAAATGTGGGATCCTTTCTCCCAAGCTCCTGACCACAGAGCTCAGAAAGAACATGGAGTGGTTAAACTTGATTGTCAACCTCATTGGATTGATAAATGCTTTGGGAATTAGCAAGGCATACTCCATATGTGCTTCAGGCGTTTAGAGAGACAGTCAACTAAAGGAGACAATTTACCAGAATGTAGGTGGCACTGTTCCATATGCTGGGGTACCTGctggaagaaaaatagaaaaaggagaaagctggatagcctgagatttttgttttctgtctccaccACTACCTCACATTCTCTCCATCCAGATGGATGGAAATCTCTGAAATCATGatcatatataacatattatcttcttaaattattttcttaaatattttgctaTAGTGACAATAAGCATGGGGTTAGTACTTAGTCTCCGGGGTGTGTGAATCTTGACCTTTCCCCAAGTTCAGGCACTAGAGTCTAAACACCTGGACTCTGATATAGATGCCACCCCCAGTCGCTGTAGTGCTTAGGAAATCTCACTTATCTATTCCTCTGTTTCCGACTTCATGAAATAAAGTTAGTGATAGTACAAGCTTTGAATATCTGGAATAATTAAATGAGACAATCCGAATAATGCATTTAGAAAAGCACCTAGATTTTTGTGAACACTCAAAAAAATCATCTGGCATCATTGCTTAGGCTAACTCTACTGAGTACCTAAGGATAATGTCCTTTACCAAATCATATATACATTCAAACTTCTTATTGTGAGCACATAGAAGGTCAGCTGTAGATTGCAGAAcctgtgaaaagaagaaaaaaataaaccacaaagtCTGGAGAATCTTGGAATATAAATCTATCACTTAGCAGATCTATCTGTACGTGACACTCTTACTTTTGGGGGCAAAGCAAAGCACCTTAGCTGATAAACAGGAATTGTGACTTTGCTGGGTAGTTCTCAGCTTGTAGAGTTTCAGATTGGCTTGTCTTCACATCTAGATGGTGCACAGTTCATTACCTCTGGGAAAAGGGCGGCTGGGTACCTGGGCATCTGCTAATGAAGCTGGACCTGCCACAGCAGATAGCCCAGATAGTTGCATTTTCAATTTTGGTAGAATGGTGTACCACTTATTTTGAGTGAAATAGGAATACAATGAgatatcttatttatttgttaaccaatcaTAATAGTTGCCATTTATAATTAGTGTTATTCAATTTTTTGGTAATgataaaacttaagaaaaattcagcatgtatAGAGTATTTCCATGTATATATTgacatttattgaaaaataaatcaggaaCTCTATTGCCACATTTTAAGAGAGATATTTGTAGTTTATACTAACAATACTCTCTTCTTGCTAATGATTGATACAGAAATCTCCAAGCAAATTCCTTTGCACAGTTTGATGTGTGCCCTTCTAGTTCTAAGACAAATGGAAACACAATAAGGATAGAGACAGTGCAGTGTGAGGGGGCTTGAGGATTAAGCAAACCTGAGTTCAATATTAACTCACTCTCCTGCTGTATTACAGTTTTCAAACCTTGAACAAATCAGATTTACTGaatctgttttcttcattctGACTTGGGGATGTTGTGTTTACTTTTGGATCTGTGTAGTGGAACTACTGGATATAACTTGAGCAGGATATGAAACAGTATCTGTCATTTGGTAGCTTTCATGTTGATCAGTCATGATAGTAAAAATTATTGAGGATGCTCAGTGATTTGCACAGCATGGTTGTACAATCCCAATGTCAGTCTCCATCAGGGAGACAAAACTGTCAGAAGCATCAAACACTCTTTCAAAATTCACCTTAGTCCTgacctttctcccttctccagtGTGTCACCCAAATGAGGTCCCCACAATGCTTCATCTCAGCATCTACCATACCCTACTAGCCAGGTTCTGATCCACTTATTCTCCCCATCATATTCCCTGCCAGCATTAGAATCTTTTcacatttaaatgtaaatattccATGACCATGCTGAAGCTGTCTGGAACTCCCTGTTACACAAAATACTGACAAGATCACATCTATGGGTGACCTAGGCCTATGTGTATCATTTTTCCTACTCTCTAGTTTGCTTACCAAGCAAATAGCAATCTGAGCACACGCCTACCCCTAATCTTTTTCTGGTCAGCCCACACTGTTCTTATTCTTCATGAAATTGGTCACTAACCACACCTATGTTTATTTATCAGAatgtccctctttccttccttccacagaCTTTAGAGTAGTGGTCCTCAATATATGGGTCACAATGCCTTTAGGGGTCACCAAAGACCATTGGAaagcatagatatttacattacaattcataacagtagcaacattgcagttatgaagtagtaacaaaaataatttatagttgtgattaccacaacatgaagaacagtattacagggtcacagcattaggaaagttgagaactactgctttaTAATCATGGGAGCAAAGTTCTTGTGTCCCTGAAATCACATCTGTTCAATACCAGTGTGGGAACACAGTAATAACTTAATAAATGAAATATGTCATTAAAAGTGAGAATATTACAAATTAACCCCTGGTGACCACTCAGGTCATATGTCCAGTTTCTTTCACTATTAAAAACAGAGTTTTTATTCCACTTccaagtgagtacatatgatgtctgtctttcagtgtctgggttacctcactcaggatgattttttttctagatctgtcTCTTTACTTTCAGAATTCATGGTGTGAttttttaaacaatggagtaaTGCTTTATTGtgtaaaaaaaacacattttttgtctattcttcagttgagagactAGATTGCTTCTAGTTTCTGCCTATTATGAATGAAGCTGCaataaacatggttgagcaagtatccttgtggtaAGACTGattttcctttgggtatatgcccaatagtggtattgctggatattgaggtagattgattcccaagtTTCTGAGAAAACAtgatactgatttccaaaatggctgtgcAAGTTTGTACTCGCACAAACAAAGGAGGTGTGctctccttgctccacatcctctccagcatcaactgttacttgtgtttttaatcttagccatcctgacaggcataatggaatctcagtgttgttttaattttcatttccttaatagctaaggatgttgaacatttcttaagagattctcagccatttcagattcttctgttgagaattctgtgcttaaatctgtaccccatttttaattagataaGCTGGGTTTTCGATGACTACTTTCTtgagtactttatatattttgaatattggtCTTTTGTTATATAAGAATTTTGTGAagctcttttctcattctgtgtcctgtcattttgtcctttaatagtatcctttgccttacagaagacagttagtttcatgaggtcccatttttCAAGTGTCAGGCTTAGTGCTTGCAcaattggtgttctgttcaggaagttgtctcctatgccaatgcattcaaggcttttctccactttttctttatcaaattcagtgtatctggttttatgttgaagtcctTGATCCACTTGGATTTGAATATTGTCCAGGGTGGTAGATATgcatctatttgcattcttctacatgtagacatccaattagaccagcaccatttgttgaagatgttccATTGCTTATTTCTGGCTTTTTGATCAAAAATCAGATGTCTATCGTTTTGTGGATTCATGTCTGGGTGTTTGCTTCAATTCAatgtctgtttctatgccaaaaccatgtgtttttaaaattattattactaaagCTATGTACTATAgtatgaagtcagggatggtgatatctctggaagttcttttattgtacagaattattttagctatcctgggtttattgtttttccacacaaagttgagtattgttctttcaaggtctgtaaagaattgtgttggaattttggcAGGGATTGTATttaaatttgtagattgcttttgataagatggccattcttactatgttaatcctaccaatacATAAGTAAGAGGCTAAGTAACCAGAAGGGCTCAGTTGGTGGGTGTGTGCATCTCTctgtgaaggggaaataaaatagattttgtaGGTGGGCTATGGGCACATACAGATGGGATCAAGAAGGATCAAGGGAAAGATGGAAGTAGAGAGTATAGGGAGAAATGTCTGGAATTAGAggagcacttgggaagcaatgTGGAGACCTATTGCTGCCATGAGGATCAGCCTTCAGCAGCTTAGGGATTGAGAGGATCCATGGAGTTGGTGAGCTAATCACTCAGTTTTACTTCTCTGAGGGCCAAAGCttagttcttcattttattatttttttctgttgctgttatacTCTATTCTTGTTTGTTCTGTTCTTCTACTCagacatttctctttctctgctttcctggtgACTTCCTTCTACATTACTTCCTGATGTCTGCCTTTTACATCTTTCCTTCTACATCTTTTCTGGTATTTTCCTTCtcttgtgtctttgtttttttctattataaCATATATCCCAGCAGCATTTTCCAAGCAGTGTAAAGAATTGCAATGTGGATACATTCTATTCTCCTTTTTTTGttacataaattaacccatttatttagtTGGCTGTGCACTATTGAGAAGGCTTGGGTATCAAATGGTAGCACTTCTACTAGTCTTTCAGTTCCTTCAGTCTTCTGATGGCAGACTTCACTGTGACGGCAGAAGTCGTGTTGTAGGTCCAGGCCCTGCCAGCCACTGTTTTCATGCAGGAACCACAGTGCCAGATGCCGACAGCTCGTCTCTTCATCTTGGTCTTGCCACAGAAGGAGCACGTGTACTTGGCGTGCTGGCTGATTTCAATTTTCGTCACCATTTTCCGGAGGGAGGCACCATAGCGGGTCCCATATTTCCCGATGATCCTGACCTTCTTGGTGCATTTTTGCCATGTTGCTGGAACCTAACCCAAGCTGATACATTCATTCTATTcttaagtgaatgattacaatgcaTTCAAATTAAAAATAGCATGCTTTCCATATcttttacatgattaaacattcaAGTATTAAGTGGAGCTCAAGGGACCCTGCAGAAGGTGGGGAGGATGGAttggaggagccagagggattGAGGATACCTTGAGAACATGGTcctcagaatcaactaagcagggtcaTAGGGGCTCATAGAACTGGCAACAATCACAGAACCTACACGATATTATATTAgatcctttgcatatatgttattgTTGTGTGGTTTGCTGGGTTTGTGGGAATCCTAATAATGGGAgtgggggctgtctctgactatttttcctcctcttgggacccctttcctcctactgggttgcctcattcagccttTATGTAAAGGTTTGTGCCTAGTTTTGTTGTAACTtgctatgccatgtttggttgatagcCCTGGGATTTTCCAAAGGGAAACAGAGTTGAGTGGATCTGCGGAGAGGGGAGGCGGGAGGCActgagaggagcagagggaaggaaactgcagtcaggaggTAATTTGtgaaagaagaacaaataaaaataaagccaaaagcaacaacaacaaaacagatgaAGTGAATCTCCTCATGCTTTTCATGAAGGGCTGTGATGTCATCAAGAAGAGTTGATCTTTAACTTGAGTCCCcatgatatttttaaagcattctcaCTTACTTTCATGATCACGGCTTAATAGGTGTCTCATTGTTTATTTCCTGATTTCTTTGACCAATCTATCATTTGCAGATGGGAAACAGCCCTTTccctgttatttttaaaaattgcaagcAGTATTTTTATAGAGAAGGGTTAGAGTGTGAGAGCAAGATGTGAGTAATATGCCTGGTGACTCAGTTATATAACttgtaaatgaaaaaaaggataaaaagttTGAGGATACAAATCTGACCATAAATTAATCCATGGGATGACTCACTGTTGAGGTGCAGGATATCCAGGTGGGTGAAAGTATGTGTGATCAATAAACCTTTCTGACCCCAGTGGTTTCTGGAAGTTTTCTTATACCAATACCATTACACAAGGGATTAAGACTTCAACATGCAGAATTGAAGAGATACATTCTTTCCATTTGTATTCATTTGAATACAACCTGTCTCTCACAGGGTCTTTTGTTGAATGTTTGGTCATTAGCATTGAGTTAAGGAACCTTTTATACAACATACTTCCACCACTATGATACTAACCAAACTATGGAGCCAAACAAGCAATGagcttaaaaataatttgtccTTTTAAGTTGTTTATGCCAGGTATAACATTACCAGTATGAGAAAGTTCATTAATATAAAATCCTATGAATCCTAAAATCAGTATTTATTGAGCATTCTGCTTAATACTAGCTTACTAAGTTGTTGCTATATCTGCTAGAGCAACAAACAGCCTTATTATTCCAGGGTTGACCAGCTGCATCGTGATTGGTATTTAACAACCAcctttagaataaaaagaaacacttgGTTTGTAGCATATGCTTATTTTTGAAGTGCAAACATTTTTTCTGTGGTTGAGTTTATGATTGCATTAACAATACTATGCCATTGAATGTCGAGCTGAGGATGATGGGAAGACCTGGATCCTCCGAGCCAAGATAAGCTGTTTCCCTCTGGATAAAATAAGTCAAACTTTCCCCGGCTGGTGTCTCAGGTCAGCATGATCAGAAGgacaaagcaagaccctgtcacTCACAATTGTTCCAGGATATGGACTGAAAGGGTCTCCCATTGTAAGTCTGCTCCTGCCCACATCATGTACGGCACTGACACCTGCTGAAAGGGTGAGCAGAAGATCTATGCCTATCAATGCTTCTTCCCATTTTCCTTGGCTAATACTCACAGAACAGCAGAGGGGACTGAGAGACACAGTCTAGGTATGTGCTCAATTGTTCAGAGGAGCACAGCATTGTCTTAGCTGAGACTAACCTCTGGTAAGCAGCCTTCCTACCCATCTCATTATTTCTACCCTATATCGCACTTCTTTAAAGGGTTTGGATAGTCTAAGGCAAACACCCCCTGGTtgactatttttgttttctaggtCAGCCGTAAGAAAGTACCACAAACTGGGCATTTAAAAACAGCAGAAATACATCCTCTTTCAGTGTGGGGGATGAGAAATCTGAAGTCAGAGTGTTAGCAGGAATACATTTGCTCTGAAATCTAGAATGAAAGCTTGCGTATTGCTTTTAGCTTCTGAGGGAGCTCACAGATACGCGATTTTAGTACCTAGGCCTTCCTATgcatggcttctttctctctACATCTGTATGTGTGTCCAGACTTACCTCTCATGCATCAATTTACACTTATGGGAAAAGGATAcatttgtgttaattaaaacacacatttataaaaaagGGA from Microtus pennsylvanicus isolate mMicPen1 chromosome 4, mMicPen1.hap1, whole genome shotgun sequence includes these protein-coding regions:
- the LOC142848990 gene encoding large ribosomal subunit protein eL43-like, which translates into the protein MAFEKQLQEPRSIHSHLSICALPVEVSCIRTDNLMILIRILPVANSMSVTRSTMTTVSHRKTYTSVPATWQKCTKKVRIIGKYGTRYGASLRKMVTKIEISQHAKYTCSFCGKTKMKRRAVGIWHCGSCMKTVAGRAWTYNTTSAVTVKSAIRRLKELKD